A single region of the Nicotiana sylvestris chromosome 6, ASM39365v2, whole genome shotgun sequence genome encodes:
- the LOC138871911 gene encoding uncharacterized protein has translation MTNICLKKRGETDELCFNDILDCDLKKKNHKSWSDEDESEEENNHKRMESQYFMAIGEINKACPTPITYCDKCDEFSKMLKDGVVQEDEIPNNVVQANEEVRIDIDESVEETQEEVNPSREPVIDMLEPVVPKAKSPIPRPPPPYPQRIEKQNSENQFKKFIDMMKSLSINVPFVEALVQMSGYAKFMKDLVTKKILMNCETIKMAHKVSAIVNSMAPKLEDPGAFTIPCIIGSADFAKALCDLGAKDLGIIDDVLVRVDKFILLADFVILDCDVDYEVPIILGRPFFATRNALIDVKDGELTFRVGDKKVVFHVCKSMRKPNSNEVCSFVDLVTDVIVDDASATMNVEDNLEVVLLNLDDVEEKEGYVECMNALQGMWSYTYELRKLSLDLENRKSPPTKPSIEEPPTLELKSLPQHLRYEFFGPSSTLLVILSSCLTNMQVESILEVLQRRKREIGWTLADIRGINPLFCMHKMILEEGAKPSVKHQRRLNEAMQEVVNKEIIKWLDAGVVYPISDSS, from the exons ATGACAAACATATGTCTCAAGAAAAGAGGAGAAACTGACGAGTTGTGCTTTAATGATATTCTGGATTGTGATCTcaagaaaaaaaatcacaaatcTTGGAGTGATGAAGATGAATCTGAAGAagaaaacaatcacaaaagaatggAGAGTCAATATTTCATGGCAATAGGAGAAATTAACAAGGCATGTCCTACTCCTATTACGTATTGTGATAAATGTGATGAATT ctcaaaaatgcttaaag ATGGTGTGGTACAAGAAGATGAAATCCCAAACAATGTGGTTCAAGCTAATGAAGAAGTAAGAATTGATATTGATGAAAGTGTGGAGGAGACGCAAGAAGAAGTGAACCCTTCTAGGGAACCTGTGATTGACATGCTGGAACCGGTAGTGCCAAAGGCTAAGTCACCAATAccaaggcctcctcctccataccctcaaaggaTTGAAAAACAAAATAGtgagaaccaattcaaaaagtttattgatatgatgaagagtttgtcgATTAATGTACCGTTTGTTGAGGCATTGGTACAAATGTCGggatatgcaaaattcatgaaggatttggtaacaaagaagatattgatgaattgtgagacaatcaagatggcTCATAAAGTGAGTGCTATTGTGAACTCAATGGCTCCTAAGTTGGAAGATCCGGGCGCATTCACAATCCCTTGCATTATTGGGAGTGCCGACTTTGCCAAAGCATTAtgtgatcttggggcaa AGGACctaggtattattgatgatgtgttggttcgtGTTGACAAGTTCATCCTCCTGGCGGACTTTGTGATCCTTGATTGTGATgtggactatgaggtgcctatCATTTTGGGTAGACCATTCTTTGCTACAAGGAATGCTCTTATTGATGTAAAAGATGGTGAGCTCACTTTTCGGGTGGGTGACAAAAAGGTggtcttccatgtgtgcaaatctatgaggaAACCGAATAGTAATGAAGTGTGTTCATTCGTGGATTTGGTCACTGACGTAATTGTTGACGATGCTAGTGCCACAATGAATGTTGAGGATAATTTGGAAGTCGTTTTGCTCAATCTTGATGATGTTGAGGAGAAAGAAGGCTATGTGGAATGTATGAATGCATTGCAAGGCATGTGGTCGTACACTTATGAGCTCCgaaagctatctttggatcttgaaaaccgaaaGAGTCCTCCAACAAAaccctcaatcgaggagcctcccacTTTGGAGTTAAAGTCATTGCCTCaacatctcaggtatgaattctttggcccttcttctactttGCTGGTTATCCTTTCTTCTTgcttaactaacatgcaggtagagtccatattggaggtgctacaaaggaggaaaagagaaattggatggaccttggcggatatcCGGGGCATAAACCCTctcttttgcatgcacaagatgaTTTTGGAGGAGGGGGCCAAACCCTCCGTTAAACATCAAAGGAGACTAAATGAagcaatgcaagaggtggtgaataaggagataatcaagtggttggatgccggggttgtttaccccatttctgatagctcgtga